tcatatatatggactacccatgggatgaagatgttccctatcgattttggggtcaaaaggtcaagcgcactggacattgaagtagcactatggtttccgggctctaaagcgttatcctttccacgtacagtcaccatatcatacatatggactacccatgggatgaagatgttccctatcgattttggggtcaaaaggtcaaaggtcatgcgcactggacatcgaagtagcaatatggttcggtttgtcatgccatttgtttttgaCACTCAgatagcaatatggttcggtttgtcatgccttttgttttttacactcagaaaagaggtagtttatacctagtACCAACACCcattgggagattggggtaagcggggggtattcttagtgaacattgctcacagtacctcttgttattcatttcatttaccAAGTAtttaattatgtctcccctctttcagagtgagacattgtttttgtactttttgtcCATCCggctgtccgtctgtctgtcacaaaattttgtgaacgcttctccaatatggcttatcagatagacttgaaactgtGTGCAATGCCATTCGTAGgtgtgcatattggtgggacaggaggatccaattatattcctaaaagttatagtggatctaagaggggtggaagaagtaaaataccttgtgaacacttctcctatatggcttatcggatagactagAAACTTCGTACactgcttcattgccatttgtagatgtgcatgttgTCCTTAAAGTTTAGTGGATCTGAAGGGTGGAGggtataaaatagtttgtgaacacttcttctatgtggcttatcagagttcataataAACTCATTTTTTAGCCTCAGCATCAAGAAAAATTAAGGTGTCTGAACATGAAGAAAGAGTATTTATAAAATTGTATGCCCTTTCATTCATCACATACATGTTTAATTTTCAACAACCAACATagcttgtatatatacatatatataaagctTGGAAATCTTAGGATTGAATGGATGGATAAAGTGATGGATCAATTTGGAGATAGTCTATGCTTGTAGATCAAATTTAAGTGATGCATTTAAGATTACATTTTGAGTTCACCCCAACTATGCATTTTATGAGACAACGTATTGTCAGTCAACCCGTGTTGAGTCCCCACAACTAATACAAacgatatatatgtatacatgcgAAGGATCTTTTAGTAAATTGTTATTGTTGATGTGTTCTGTTTCAGGCTCTTTGCTGATGAGATAAACTGGGGCCGTGTATCTGCCTTAATGTGCTTAGCTTACCGTATCACCATGACTGTAGTCAAAGAGAAGGCCAAAAAGTTCGCACAGTTCCTGAAAGTCATAGTTAATCATGTGGTACGTTTCATCAAAGAGAAGATTGCTGGATGGATCGCTAGTCAGGGGGGATGGGTAAGTTTCCTGTACAAGTATTTGCTTATCTAGGCAAAACTGGTTATTTCCACGTTTACTGTTCATTAGGTATCTGAGTAATATGTTTGAAGTTATGTAGGTTGACTTGTGACAATACAGCGACAGAATCAGATGTGACATGAAAACAGTGAGGAAGCTCCCCCTCCccatttagtaaaaaaaaatcggggggggggggtgctatttGCAATACTTTACAGTACATTATGGCCATCCTTGATTGTGGGTCATTAATATTGACACTAACCAAACAGACCCAACATACACCAAAGTAGATCCAGGGTTCGCTTAAAGTTTGAGCAGACCTTGGGTTCACTTTTTTTTTGAGTCAGCTTTGTTAAACACGGACCCAGTGTCCATTAGGTTGACAGAATTTACTTGACAGAATTTGCTTCTAGCTCCATCCTTAGTGTATTCCATAGACACAAACATATTTTCCTTTACCtttgttgatttgttttatgtctcttcaagaatttttcattcatattgtcATCACTGACTGTAGGTGAATTGCAAAATTTAGATCTACATATGgtgctcagggctgtagcagtgagggttctttactgTACCCACGCCTGTCACGGCACGGGAACTTGGTTTttaaggtctcatctgaaagactcTCACTGATTCCTGAGTATTTACTACTGATGTTTACATCTTATGTTTGATGCGACCAAGGCTCGAAGTCACGACCTTCCAATCACAAAGTGAACGCTTTACCACTGGGCCACTGCAGTTGTTATATCTTTCTGTGGCAAAGTTTTCTCCAGTATACTATAGTACATctagtttttgttttcaatatgtAATCTATATCAATAAAAGTCTGAGTGAAAgcttgaaccccccccccccccccccccctttcctcGAGTGATAAGCTCTGCCTCCTTGTGTTAGCTCTCTATAAAGCAAACACAGAGTCCACTTGCTTATCTCTCAGCATCTGCTGAGTTCATTTTATGCTTGTATTGATTCAACTTTCTATAAGGATGGATCTGGCCAATATTGTAGATGTCTTTAAAGTTTGTCTTTCTTATTGCTGATTTCCACAAATGAtctatcacattttatttgtaGAGTGCTGCGCTTCAGTATTCACCCTCCATGAGTTTCACCTCTCTCTCCATTGTGGTGGGATCCTGCCTTGCAGCCATAGCAGCTGTGTTCTACTTCAGCAAAAAGAGCTGAACCACACGGATTTTTTAATTCACTGATTTAGACTCGATTCCAGTGAAACCTGACACTTTATTCCAGTGCTGGTAACCAGTGTAAAGACAAACACTCAGCAGAGTTGCTTTTGGAATGTATCCCAGTGTTGGAGCTTAATATCAAACCTGTGTTGAATGGCTGAATTTAACAGGATGtggatttcaacagttttggCAGGGATGACCATTTAGATACAGACAtcatttttgtaaataagaACTCATGTTTTTATGATCTATCTCAATGATTTCTATGATCACCAATGAGAAATGAAATATGGAGGGTGGAATTGTGAATTTATTTGAACACCAAGATGTCCGACAACAGCTCATTTAAAGTCCCTGATCTCAGCACCAAGGACATGATCTCAGTGTGTGACACTGTGCTAAAGTCCTTGTGTGTCAACCTAGCTCAGTAGGTAGATTTATGCAATGAATTACATCCAAATAGGAGATTCTGTATAGGGCATCCATGGTGCATCATTTGTAGATTATAGAAAGGTACTTAGTTTAACAATATATTATGAATGTGCGTAGAGATCTAGAATGATAAATTGAATGGATTTAGTTGCATGACCTGTGACCTCAATACTAAACcaaaatatttactttcatttgTAAAGGTTAAATCTGTGAAATTTGCATCTCAAAAGatgatgaaatttttttctcaaatgaTGAGgagtacattgtacatgagtTAACAGTATGAGATATTGGTTCTGTGTACACAATGAAGTAGGAGATTTGATTCTGTTTACACACTTTTGATTTCTCTCCTCTGATCTCATCCAAGTTTGAGATGTCATATAATGacttattttgatttgattgtCCAGCATGATACAGATTGATGAGAATGCTACAAAACTGGGCTTTTACAAGTAGCTAGTCAATTAAGATAAATGAATTTTTTCAGGTTAGAATTATACATTACTTTGTGGTTTTGTTCCTGTAAATGTAGGAAAATTATTGAAAAGTATTCAAGACTGATAGAGATAATATACTTGTTCTTTTGGTCACAATTGAAAAAACTGGTGAACGTCAATCGGTGACTGTTGACACACTTCcattataatgtatatatctGCATATTTTATATCAAGAGACCTGTCATCATTCTGATAAAAAGATGTGCCAATTTTTCTACTGTTGATTCACATTCTCAATAAAAACATgtaatttatcaaatattttatagatTTCCTGGATTTTGTCGGTCACATTTTTGAATTTCATCACTTAATGTtatgcattttttgtgattttatttcttttcttctgATTTCCATTTTCATGGTTTGAAATGTACTTGGAATGGCGACaagcttgtatttgcaaaaaAGTTATTAGGTTGGAGTATTATGTTGGCTGAACAAAGTTTGGAGAATGTGATGAATAATGGTATTAGTATgaaaatggcttgatattcaatgtgtaatttatattctatatttaaaaacagGATACACAaggttttttgttttgcatGACCATTTCACTGTTTTGATTTTGAGCTTATTTCTTTAACCATGTCTCATGTAAGTAACTAATCTTCAGACAGGACACAAATTTTGTGAGGAATGTAATTGTTATACATTTGGTGTATAGATAATGTGAAATCATATGATTTACTGTAAAATTATTGATAAAGATGAACAAAACAGATTCATTGGTTCTGGGGTGCTACTGCATCAGGCTGACAACTACTGACAtagaaaaaatagaaaataagaGGTTTTAGGATATCAGCTGTAAAATTATagatatattcaaaattcataaCTAGCTCATAGCacatgaaatattaagttaatatctgtacaaaaattaagaaaacaagtagtttttaaattccattttgttcaaagaaaaataactcctacatgtacaaCATCATGCTATGTGAGCATAAAAATAAAAGGCCAGCTCGTCAAACTGAAACTTGTAAATAATTACCTGAATCTGCATAAAGAACCAAAAATCTTCAACAGAACCAAAAATCCACAAAATCAAGTCCTAATGAAAATGTCAATTGTTCTGAATCCTCAACATTGAACAAATCATTGAAATCAAGTGCTTTCAGATTTACCAAAAATGAgctagctttttttttttcatgatatattttatttattcttgcTGATGTTAAAGAGACCTAGAGACAATGACTGTTTTCACTTATTGTATCTGATATTGTATTTGATGAAGACTTATCCTTGTATTTTGTACATAGCCGGTCACAAGACATTATGTCTTTTGAGTGTAGTAATCACTGGATGCTTTGATTTGATACAGGTATTGGGTAATTTATTAAATAAGCTGTAAGGTATTTATGTTTCTCTTGCCTAgtttatgaaattattattattagataaagtaccaaaaaaaaacacccaaagaGCTGTCATCATTGTAATCACTGTTAGGTGTTTTCAGAAGCAGAGTTATTTTGAGTAGATTTTACGGCAAGTTGAACATGAATTCTAGGCTTATTTTCTGTTACTTGTATTTATTCCATATATGTTTGTTAtgtaaactttttatttcatctttgAGATTCTTTTTATACAATTgctcatttcttttttttagcAGAATGCTAAATGTATTTTCTATACTGTGATCTGTTCAGTCCCAGATATTAACCTCAGGCTTTGCAGACCACTGTACACTTGTTCTACTTTTTAATTGTTTCAGATACAATTATATTTGTGACAAGAAGTCATAATAAATCCATCATTAATAatttttcttgatttctttttattacCCTTTGTAAAGTGTATACAGACCTGCCTTAGAAAAGGAATACTAGCTAGCAACCCAATATAAAGTATGTATTTGTTCCTTtttatatttctgatttattagCTCACTTAAAATGAgggctcaaatgagcttttctgagaTCGAAATTCGTCTGTTTTAACATGTTGTCTATCTGaacatttcacatttttgacttctcaaaaactacaagGCAAATTTTCAACCTCATTTGCCATAAAGTTCCCTAATTAGAGGAAGGGGTTTCAAGTTAATTTGTTCagatgaaggaccatgccctaTTAATTGATACAATGTTGGTATTAAGAACCCGGGCCGCCTGGCTGTGAAGCGAGGGCCTAATCCACTAACAATGGTTATCTATGGGGAAAAGTTTTCTTACTAACCACAAGGATTCagtttgtcaaaaaatacacaTCTCTATGAAGAACCAATACCGTAAAATTCTTGCATCTCCTAATAATGCTTGGTAGTTAACATTCTAGCGATTTGGaaagtacattttttaaatgtaaaatttcatgaaatcatCTTTCCAGCATTCAATACCTAGGTTGCACTGGTCCAACTTAACtttaatcccgtggggatccgggttagaatagatcctcagtaccccttgcttgtagtaAGAGGCGACCCGGTCCTtgggatgagaccgcaaaaaacgaggtcccgtgtcacagcaggtgtggcacgataaagatccctccctgctcaatggccacaagcgccgagcataggtctaaattttgcagcccttcaccggcagtggtgacgtctccatatgagagaaatatTATCGAGAGGGATCGCTGATGTTTTACTCGTGTCACAAATTAATATGGCTTACTATTTGAAACTCCTGTACATTATTCAGGTTAAACCCGAAATAATGCAACATGCAAAAGACATCAATTTTGGCAAAGAGCTTTAAAATTTggatttatttcaaacatttaaaagttaCTATTCTCCCCTTTTCCACTTCTGATACTAAATATTGTAGAATTAGTATTCGGTGAAGGCTGAAAATTAGTGtttaaatttgttttgataaacgtcCATTAAATCAAGCTTTGAAAATCAGATGACTGGGATACTGGTTTATCAGGGTAGTGAAATAATCTAGTTATTGAGATTCTCTTGGTTCTTTGCCCTCCGCGCAGCATGCAAAAAGAAAACTCAGAAAAATGCACAAAATTTAGTaatacaatttattttaaaaaattgtaaaaaagaaaataaataaaaaataattatgctTGTATAAAATCTCTGAAGAAATGAACACAAATTTCAAACATACACTAGCACCTATAGATCAATATACGCACTAGAAATTGTCATTGATAAAGGACATACGAAAGAACTGTCTGAACAGGTCAGCAACACACAACGAGTCAGTTAGAAATGGAACAGTGCTGTAGAATGGCGAGGTTTGACCTTGTAACACACTTCACATACATACATCAGACAAATAACTACGGTTCTTTTAGAGGTAGAACTACCTAAACTTGCACAACAACCTCATCCAGAACATTTAAATAAATGGTCTTCACAATAGCATACACAGTTGATGGTCATGTGGGCTTTCAGCCTCTGCGACGCTTGGACCCCCTTTTCCGCTCCCTCCGACGTCTCCCCAAACCAGCCTTTCCTTTCTTTTGTTTTCTTCGACTATGTCGTTTTACAGGTTTAGATTCGTCTAGATCGTCGTCGTCATCATCTTcactgtcatcgttgttttcaTCATTGTCTTTATCTTCTTTAGATTCCACAGCCGATGATCCCTTCTTGTCATCAACCTCATCATCATCCTCTTCTTTGTCGTTATCAGAGTCAACGGAAATTTCGTCATCACTGAAAAAAGGAATGATCGTTTAGTTACTACATCAAGGTTTGCACGAAAACAAATTCTGACAAACTTGCAAAACATAACAAAAGCACGTTTTGAATATATATCCACTGCTAACATATAATAGACATACCACATGCAGTGTTACGGTGCCATTGCCTTTGGTTTGTGTTTAAGATGAAGACGCAAAGGAATATGGTTAAAAGAGTCCAAATCAGACTTGGGATCAATGTTCAACTTTTGCAACCAGAAAATGTCAGAGACTTTATTCGTAATTTCAAGTTCGTCAGAGTTAAATTTTGACTCGTCAGgaatcaaaatatcaacatctCTGGTGTTGTACATGGagttttttaaaatacttttacTTATTCTAAGAGAGGTTTTTGCTTTCCgcaacaaatatttcattttgtgttgAGATGAAActttatttgatttaaaattttgttgcattttgAAGCCTAGAATATCTAGAGTTTGTTTCAGACTCTTCatctcatgaataattattcCAAAGGTGCCACTGAAAGTTaacaaaaagaagaaataaaccCCAGATATAATATCAGATCCTTACTCGAAACTGAAAAAGTTATTTAACGCGTGTTAATTTTGAAAACTACAGCAATATTAGGTAAAATAAGCCAaactttataacatttaaaaggACACCTCTCACCTTTCAGTCTCCTCAATGCAACATTTGAGGTAGTAAGTGCGGCATTTACGCCTTCCGCCCCTCATTTGTCTTGTGTATTTATAGGAACCATCGGTACATCTCCCCCAGGGGTCGCCACCTGCATCCTCTCCTGTTTTGCGTCCTGATTCGCAGCAGTCAAGGCGAAGTTTGAGTTTCCTCATCTTTCTTTGCAAATCTACGATGTAAAAGTAAGTAAATCAATAcgaatagataaataaaaattcctcaattttgatattttacaaacTATATTACAGTCTTAATTCACCTTACAGTGTTACACGGTGACACTAAAACTGCATGTAATATACCATGGTCATTAAATTTATATAGAATGGACATGAATTTAAAGGTGAGAGAAGATGGATGTCGACCCCCAAAAGCATAAAAATAGCCAGGAGTGAAGAAAAGATATGCATAGTATGAATTCAAAGTTAAAGATGGATGAATGAGAATACTTAGTATTAGAACCCTAGGTACCTTCACTGGTGAGTGTTGTTTTCTTGTCTGTTTCTGTTGTTGTCACAGAGTCGGTGGTTGGCGATAACTCGGTGGTTGTTTGTAAGAGATCTTTGGTAGGCTTCATGGTGGTTTTCTGTACCGCTGAGATTTTGGTAGGGTTTGTGGTCGTTGTTAACGAGTTCGAGTCCTTTTCTTTAAGATCGTTTATCTCCTTTGAAAGTTTTAAGTCCTTCCGGTGGTCTTTCTGTTCTATGTGACTTATTACTGGGTTGGCACTATCAGCATATGCATTCACGAAAGCAGGAAGTTTTGATAGCTACAATTATAGATGTTGTACAGTCTATTGTAACAGTATTTTTACAAGATACTTTCTTCTTCTAAAAACGTTACATTCCGTATAACAAATGTTACGAAGTTACTtgctatatttactttcttcaAGACTTCTGGTGCGTAGTCCTCCAGGTCGTTGATTGGATCAGATTCGTCCAATTCCTGAACATGTTTCACATTCCATAGACTATCGGCACTCTTGGCTTCATCGCTGGGCACGTAT
Above is a genomic segment from Ostrea edulis chromosome 3, xbOstEdul1.1, whole genome shotgun sequence containing:
- the LOC125677739 gene encoding uncharacterized protein LOC125677739 isoform X2 encodes the protein MFRSVFQFVLYLFLVDVSPQGTYAKQVRFADTQGCPSVGLPANGERQNNVLYKTKPMFVLDTRSVKEGYLPGKSYSLYVRAQDSDRKFSDVLVWAEGSGLEGCSTGSFDTNPTYYHQPENCSHLVTRNSKVPEHTFLFTWKAPLCGCVTIRARVSTATADTSSFVLDDMSKKEGHLTSHICPKDVHPLLATLSVTERKDLLCQVIDDITGSDVATRRYVLSRRKMEYNAMSQLQKESWELALHQRVYNIKKCCGLKGTERTDCIGDERRHRLDRFCAYGESIIPFTFKRRGFMEQRRKDCCWKLGERRYHCFAYVPSDEAKSADSLWNVKHVQELDESDPINDLEDYAPEVLKKLSKLPAFVNAYADSANPVISHIEQKDHRKDLKLSKEINDLKEKDSNSLTTTTNPTKISAVQKTTMKPTKDLLQTTTELSPTTDSVTTTETDKKTTLTSEDLQRKMRKLKLRLDCCESGRKTGEDAGGDPWGRCTDGSYKYTRQMRGGRRKCRTYYLKCCIEETESGTFGIIIHEMKSLKQTLDILGFKMQQNFKSNKVSSQHKMKYLLRKAKTSLRISKSILKNSMYNTRDVDILIPDESKFNSDELEITNKVSDIFWLQKLNIDPKSDLDSFNHIPLRLHLKHKPKAMAP
- the LOC125677739 gene encoding uncharacterized protein LOC125677739 isoform X1 — its product is MFRSVFQFVLYLFLVDVSPQGTYAKQVRFADTQGCPSVGLPANGERQNNVLYKTKPMFVLDTRSVKEGYLPGKSYSLYVRAQDSDRKFSDVLVWAEGSGLEGCSTGSFDTNPTYYHQPENCSHLVTRNSKVPEHTFLFTWKAPLCGCVTIRARVSTATADTSSFVLDDMSKKEGHLTSHICPKDVHPLLATLSVTERKDLLCQVIDDITGSDVATRRYVLSRRKMEYNAMSQLQKESWELALHQRVYNIKKCCGLKGTERTDCIGDERRHRLDRFCAYGESIIPFTFKRRGFMEQRRKDCCWKLGERRYHCFAYVPSDEAKSADSLWNVKHVQELDESDPINDLEDYAPEVLKKVNILSKLPAFVNAYADSANPVISHIEQKDHRKDLKLSKEINDLKEKDSNSLTTTTNPTKISAVQKTTMKPTKDLLQTTTELSPTTDSVTTTETDKKTTLTSEDLQRKMRKLKLRLDCCESGRKTGEDAGGDPWGRCTDGSYKYTRQMRGGRRKCRTYYLKCCIEETESGTFGIIIHEMKSLKQTLDILGFKMQQNFKSNKVSSQHKMKYLLRKAKTSLRISKSILKNSMYNTRDVDILIPDESKFNSDELEITNKVSDIFWLQKLNIDPKSDLDSFNHIPLRLHLKHKPKAMAP